One genomic window of Trichlorobacter lovleyi includes the following:
- a CDS encoding helix-turn-helix domain-containing protein — MQIKNEKVVRLKLALKEIGEDGRGSYSKIAEMTGFSPAYVGQVLNGKKDNPSAVFLRATCNAFKISDEWVNNAKKPMLDHPEDFLYSKDGKIIGFPDPGFLGRSGYWLVKFPEKDPIKNILQMYTECGEAELGSFAGLIVSRILSLPDHDVIDLAMQLRKIVEGIPEKEVTSYADKFMKDAGIKPFTRLKLKRIPVEPEEKNRRNKEKE, encoded by the coding sequence ATGCAAATCAAAAATGAAAAAGTTGTTAGGCTTAAATTGGCACTTAAAGAGATTGGAGAAGATGGGAGAGGCAGCTACAGCAAAATAGCAGAAATGACTGGGTTTTCACCTGCTTATGTGGGGCAGGTTCTAAATGGAAAGAAAGATAATCCAAGTGCTGTTTTTTTACGGGCAACCTGTAATGCTTTCAAAATTAGTGATGAATGGGTTAATAATGCAAAAAAGCCGATGCTAGACCATCCGGAAGACTTCCTGTATTCAAAAGATGGAAAAATTATTGGTTTTCCTGACCCTGGTTTTTTGGGTAGATCCGGGTATTGGCTTGTTAAGTTTCCAGAGAAGGACCCAATAAAAAATATTTTACAGATGTACACTGAGTGCGGAGAGGCAGAGCTTGGTAGCTTTGCTGGCTTGATTGTAAGTAGGATTCTTTCTTTACCTGATCATGATGTGATTGATTTGGCTATGCAATTACGCAAAATAGTAGAAGGTATTCCGGAGAAGGAAGTTACTTCTTATGCAGATAAATTCATGAAAGATGCTGGAATTAAACCTTTTACCCGTTTGAAATTAAAGCGCATACCGGTTGAACCAGAAGAAAAAAACAGGAGAAATAAGGAGAAGGAATAG